The Xylanibacillus composti DNA window CCCGCGCGGTCATGGGCGATCAGCGGCAGCAAGCGATCGCTGATTGCAGCCAGCTGTTCGGGCGAAGCGCACAAGTACGCCAGGTCTGTCGCGACGAAGACGTCGGTCACGCCCACAACGGCAATGACCGCTCCTCCAATTGCCAGGGCAAATCCGAGTATGACCATCATGCATTGCCCCCATTGTGCGCGCAGCCAAATCCGGTCATTTGCAGTGTTGACAGGCTCATAAGACGGAAGCCCGCCGCGAGCCCGCAGCGATAACAGGAAGAATAGCAGCAAAACCACAGCAACCGCTGCATGCAGCGGATCAAAATAGCCGTATCCCAGGAACAGGAAGAAGCTGCAGAGTCCAACGCTGCACGATACGACAAGGGCTGTTTTCGCCCAATGCTGGCCTTGGCGCAGCCCGTAATAGGATAGAAACATGTACAGGATGCCGATGGACATCATCGTTCCCGCCAGTGTAATCCTGTCATGCGACATGAATGGCGGAATCAGCCGGTTCATCTGTTCCAATTCCGCCAAGGTCATGCCCAGAAAGGCGACATCATAAGGCAGCACTACAAGGGTTGCGGCGATGATCCATGCGATAATGCCCCCGATGAGCATGCCCAGTCCGAGCCGCCACATCCACCCCCAGCCATGCCAAAAAGAAGGAGCAGCCGGCGGCATATCATCGCGAATTTTCTCATAGATGATGGCCTCGTTAATCCGCTTCGGCAGACCGGGCCCCGCGTAGACCAGCCCGCTGTGCAGCTGGATTGCGGATGCGCCCGCCTCCATGAGTTTGAGCGCATCGTCCGGCGAATGCACGCCGCCTCCTGCGATGACCGGCATCGCCGCCGCCCAAAGCTTGCGGATGGCTTGAACGCGCTCCAGACAAGGTTGAAGCGCATTGGCTCCCGTATAACGTTCTCCTTGTTCGGTATGCCATGCATCCCCGATAACGAATCCGGCATACTGTTCGTTGGTCAGGTTCTCGCTGTGACCATCGTTCCAGGGCAGACCGTCGCGCAGCGCCGGCAGATCATCCACAGGGAACGAGAGAGGCAAATAGACGAACAGCGGAACTGCCCTTCCCCGATCCTTGCAATTTCGCAGCACATTCCGAAGCAGCTCGAGCTTGTCCTGCAGCGGCCAGCCTTCATTCAGAATATCGATATGAAAGGCAGCGGCACCTTCCTCCAGCCCCCGGATCAACTCGCAGAGCTGCTGCTCGGCCTCCTTGGGAGAGCAGCCCGGCATAGCCTGGATGCGCAGCATTCTCGGCAGCGCGCGCTTACGTTGATGGCGCAGACGTTCTGTCGCCTGGGCCATGCTGACTGTTCTGGATGCTCTCGGATAGACTATGGCTTCCCGGGATAGATCGCGGGCCATGCCCTTCTCTGATTTCGCGCCGCCGAGCGGCTCAATGGTGACAGGTCCCACTTCCAAATATCCGAATCCGAATTGGGACAATGCTTCCTGAGCGACAGCCGCGGGGTCCACGTCGCCGCTAAGGCCGATCGGATAGGGGAGCGTGACATCTGTTCCGGCCAACTGGCTCTTGAGCATCGGATGGGCTTCCATATGCCCTAATGTTCGGATCACCAGAGTACCGAGGGGCAGGCGGCTCAGCGTGCCCATCAATCCAAGCGTGATGTCGCGCGATAGCTTGGCAGGCAGGCGAAACAGCAGCGGTTTGAACAAGGTATGGTAAGACCAGTCCGGCATGATTCCTCCATTCTCGCCATGTGTCGTCATTCCAGGCGGAAGCATATCGGTTATCGAATCGTTTCTTTCATTATACGGCAGCAGAACGTTGCCTGCATCATAGAATGGATGGAGAAGAAAAGTCATTTTTGCGCAAAACATGACGAATGGCAGATTTCTGGTAGAATAGGAGAGTACACGTATATAAAGGAGGGCGAACATTGGAACGGTTACCAAAGTATATTCAGCATGCACAGGGTAAACTGTGGTTGACCGAGGATGAAAGAGACAATTTGAAAATCAGCTATCGCATCAAGGAAGTGCTGTTCGAGGAGAAGAGTCCGTATCAGCATGTCATGGTGCTGGATTCCTGGGATTTCGGACCGATGCTGGTGCTGGACGGGGTCGTGCAGACCACCTCGAAGGATGGACATATTTACAACGAGATGATCAGCCATGTCCCGCTCGCCATGCATCCGCGTCCGCGCAAGGTGCTGATTATCGGCGGCGGCGATTGCGGCGTCGCCAGAGAAGCGGCGAAGTATGACCAGGTAGAGCAGATAGACCTGGTAGAGATTGATGAAGCGGTCGTACGGGCGAGCAAGCGTTATCTGCCTGAAGTGTCGGGCAATTTGTCCGATCCCCGAGTACGCTATCATTATACCGACGGCGTGGAATTCGTCGGACAGGTGCAGCAGGAATACGATTGCATCATTGTCGATTCCTCCGACCCGGTCGGTCCGGCCGAGCAGCTGTTTGAGACCGCCTTTTACCGCAATCTTCACCGGGCGCTGAAGGAGGACGGCATCGTGGTATGTCAGAGCCAATCGCCGATCTTCCACAGTGACGTTATGCGGCAATCCTACGAGCGCATCAGCCGCCTGTTTGCTGAAACCCGACTATACACGACTGTTGTTCCGACCTATCCGGGGGGCCTGTGGAGCTTTACTTTAGGCGCCAAGCATGCGCTTCCCGACCCGGACAGCATCCGTTTCGATAAACCTGCACGTTATGCGAATGAGGAAGTGCTGCGCGGCTGCTTCCAGCTGCCGGCATTCCTGAACGAAATGCTGAAGCAGGAGCCAGTCCACGCCGGCCGTTAAGGCCGGATATGAAATAATGGGGGAGAACCATGCAGCTGAACCGATTGTTTGCCATCGTCTACTTGCTGCTGCAGCAGCCAAGAGTTACAGCGAGAGAATTGGCGGAGCGTTTTGAAGTTTCGGTTCGCACCATATACCGGGATATTGAATTGCTTGGCAGTGCCGGCATTCCGGTATATATGAGCAAGGGACGCGGAGGAGGCATCTCGCTGCTCGACCATTTCGTCCTGAATAAATCGCTGCTGACAGACCGGGAGCAGTTGGAAATCTTGTCCGCCCTGCAAGGATTGAACAAGTGCGCAAGGAAGTGGGAGCCAGGCTGCGCAGGATATCGGCCTGTTGTGGGCGAGGTTTTGGAAAGAAGGGGTTTATGCAGGAATTACGCCAAAAGCGAATCGCAAGGTGATCGGGCTGTACTCCGATTATGAAGGAGATTGCAGGCATCCATATCGGTTTACCGCCGGCTGTGAGGTCGGCGGGCAAGGGGAATGGGCGGCCGATGTTGCCTCTGTCACGATTCCGGGTGGCAAGTATGCGAAATTCGCAGTGCGCGGGGATGTCCAGCAGGCGATAGGCGAATTTTGGAGCAAGCTGTGGGACATGCCGCTGGAGCGGGCGTATCGCTGCGACTTCGAGGAATATCAGGAGCGTCCGGAAGGCTCGGATGACCAAGAGGTTCATATTTATATCTCCATCTAACAGCAAAGGAGCTGTACCGATACAAGCGAAAGGCATTCGCCCCGGAACAGCTCCTTTGCTGTTAACATGCATGTAGGCTGGTTGCAGCTTGACAGGATGATGCTGCATTAGAAGTTCGATGCTTCTGCTGGCTTTACGCCTTGGATCATTACGGTTGGATGGTCGGACAGATCTATCTCTGTCTTGCTGCCCAGTTCGCGGACAACGGGACGCTGCATATGGTTGGTGATTTTCACCACCAGCGCTTCCTTCCCCGACTGCAGCTTGACCATGGTTCCCGGCGGATATGCCGGAACGGCACGTACGAAATCATTAATCACTCCATGCGTATAGGCGAGCCCGCTCATGGCCATGATCGCTTCCATGGCTTCGTGCGGAAGCAATTCCTCTGAGGACACAGCGCGGTCGTACAGCTTGCACATGCTCCCGATTTGAGCATACTCATGGAAGGCGCTGCCTTTGATTCCTCTTGGCGCTCCGCTGCCATCCAGACGCTCATTATATTGGAAGGCGATATGCGAGGAGACAAGGCTTAATTCGCGCACATTCCGCAGCACCTGAAAGCCGGCTTCCGGCACCTTGTCCGCATCAGCGGTCACAGCCTCGCCAATACTGTGCAGCAGACAGCCTACAGCCAAATCCCGCAGCATGAGGTCGTTGTATCCGCGCTTGTTGCCAACCTGCAAAGCCAAGAGCGCGACGTTGACAGCATGCGCATACGGCGCGAGATCCATGGAAATGGTGGATGTCGGAATGGGAACCAGCACGGGACGGAGCTGTGTCTCGCGGATCAGCTTGCCTGCCGCGCTCAGGATGTCCCGCATTTGGATCGGTTTGCGGGCACGTACGGCGGCGTGGGCGTCCCGGATATTCTCCGCAATGTCGAGCCAAGTGGGCATATCTATCATTTCTTCAAGCGTGATGCCTTTGGAGATCGCATCCTCTATGACAAGGACGCGAATGCCCATATGCTTCAACCGAATCTGAAACTTGGGGTGTATGGTTTGGTTCGCTGCAATGAGGATGCGGCGTTGTGAATCATAGACGGGCATGGCCAGGATCATGCTTTTTTCATCATATTGATCGATCGGAATAATTCTCATGGTGTCCCTCCGTGTCTGCTGGTTTCTAGGATGGTCATCCGACTTATACGCAGAATAAAAAAAAGACACCCTTCAAGAGCGTCTTGCGATTCAATCCCAAGGATCTTCAAGGTAACCCAACCGTCATCATGCCGCACGCGAATCAGCACATGCTGGGCACCTAAGACTTGTGGCTTTGCGTCCCTGCCTTTCGACAGGTTTGCCATTTTCTCCTAGACCTATTTACTTGTACCCATTATAGCACGACGATAGACCTGGTGGAAGGACTAAATTCCTAGTCTCTTCCGATGATGTGAATCTTCTAACCTATATAAGAAGGTCTGCATGCGGCGACAGACCCTAGGCAACATCCGGCGTGCCGCGAGCCTGAACGAGAGTCTGCCTAATCCGGAGACGAACAAGCCATGATCCAATCTAGAATCAGATGTTGAACGCATCCCTTATCGCCCCGTCCTAAACTTGTGGCAGAACCAAGCCAGAGCCACACA harbors:
- a CDS encoding GyrI-like domain-containing protein — protein: MWARFWKEGVYAGITPKANRKVIGLYSDYEGDCRHPYRFTAGCEVGGQGEWAADVASVTIPGGKYAKFAVRGDVQQAIGEFWSKLWDMPLERAYRCDFEEYQERPEGSDDQEVHIYISI
- a CDS encoding HD-GYP domain-containing protein, whose amino-acid sequence is MRIIPIDQYDEKSMILAMPVYDSQRRILIAANQTIHPKFQIRLKHMGIRVLVIEDAISKGITLEEMIDMPTWLDIAENIRDAHAAVRARKPIQMRDILSAAGKLIRETQLRPVLVPIPTSTISMDLAPYAHAVNVALLALQVGNKRGYNDLMLRDLAVGCLLHSIGEAVTADADKVPEAGFQVLRNVRELSLVSSHIAFQYNERLDGSGAPRGIKGSAFHEYAQIGSMCKLYDRAVSSEELLPHEAMEAIMAMSGLAYTHGVINDFVRAVPAYPPGTMVKLQSGKEALVVKITNHMQRPVVRELGSKTEIDLSDHPTVMIQGVKPAEASNF
- the speE gene encoding polyamine aminopropyltransferase, which codes for MERLPKYIQHAQGKLWLTEDERDNLKISYRIKEVLFEEKSPYQHVMVLDSWDFGPMLVLDGVVQTTSKDGHIYNEMISHVPLAMHPRPRKVLIIGGGDCGVAREAAKYDQVEQIDLVEIDEAVVRASKRYLPEVSGNLSDPRVRYHYTDGVEFVGQVQQEYDCIIVDSSDPVGPAEQLFETAFYRNLHRALKEDGIVVCQSQSPIFHSDVMRQSYERISRLFAETRLYTTVVPTYPGGLWSFTLGAKHALPDPDSIRFDKPARYANEEVLRGCFQLPAFLNEMLKQEPVHAGR